From a single Tumebacillus sp. BK434 genomic region:
- a CDS encoding SRPBCC domain-containing protein: MSDTNQGTLPVIRQTIELNAPIQKVWEAVASSEGIATWFMPNDFQPALGNEFVLETPFGKQPCKVTEFDPPNKLVFTWGRTWIITFALQEMEAGKTEFTLLHDGWEAGKIPESGMDSAEVRATMAHGWEAAVLPRLAEYVQK; encoded by the coding sequence GTGTCTGATACCAATCAAGGAACGCTTCCTGTTATTCGCCAGACGATAGAATTGAACGCCCCGATTCAGAAAGTATGGGAGGCGGTCGCCTCGTCGGAAGGCATCGCGACTTGGTTTATGCCCAACGATTTTCAGCCGGCGCTCGGCAATGAATTTGTGCTGGAGACGCCGTTTGGCAAGCAGCCGTGCAAAGTGACGGAGTTCGATCCGCCGAACAAGCTCGTTTTCACATGGGGCCGGACGTGGATCATCACGTTCGCGCTGCAGGAAATGGAAGCGGGCAAGACCGAATTCACATTGCTTCATGACGGCTGGGAAGCAGGCAAGATCCCGGAAAGCGGTATGGATTCTGCTGAAGTTCGCGCAACGATGGCGCATGGCTGGGAAGCGGCTGTGCTGCCGCGCCTGGCCGAATACGTGCAAAAATAA
- a CDS encoding ABC transporter ATP-binding protein, protein MSTLLETKDLRYTYPGTRQPALRDLSISIPAGKKTVICGQNGSGKSSFFLQAIGIARPQSGEVRWNGAPLSYRSKDLQQLRQEIGLVFQDPEQQLILNTPYEDISYGLRNAKLPEREIAARTEAILQQLQLLPLADTPLHHLSLGQKKRVALAGVLALEPRLVLLDEPTAYLDRRSEEQLLAELHRIHRRGITTVMATHDMNLAFSFADWVLVFDQGACVMAGTPEEVFAQAARIAEYGMDLPILYDLWSSLPTAVRQQHPPPRDTAAFKKLLQNM, encoded by the coding sequence GTGAGCACACTTTTGGAGACGAAAGATCTCCGCTATACCTACCCCGGAACCCGTCAACCGGCGCTGCGGGACTTGAGCATCTCGATCCCGGCCGGAAAAAAAACGGTGATCTGCGGCCAAAACGGCTCCGGCAAATCATCGTTTTTTCTGCAAGCGATCGGCATCGCCCGCCCGCAGTCCGGAGAGGTGCGCTGGAACGGTGCGCCGCTGTCCTACCGCTCCAAAGACCTGCAACAGCTGCGGCAGGAGATCGGACTGGTGTTCCAAGATCCGGAGCAGCAGCTGATCCTGAACACGCCGTATGAAGACATCTCCTACGGACTGCGCAACGCCAAGCTCCCCGAACGGGAGATCGCGGCGCGCACAGAAGCCATCCTGCAGCAGCTGCAGCTCCTGCCGCTGGCCGACACGCCGCTGCACCACCTGAGCTTAGGGCAAAAAAAACGCGTGGCGCTGGCCGGCGTCCTGGCGCTGGAACCCCGGCTTGTGCTGCTCGACGAACCGACCGCCTATCTGGATCGCCGCTCGGAGGAGCAGCTGCTCGCCGAACTTCATCGCATCCATCGTCGCGGCATCACCACCGTGATGGCGACCCACGACATGAACCTCGCCTTCTCGTTCGCCGACTGGGTGCTCGTCTTTGATCAAGGCGCCTGTGTCATGGCAGGGACGCCGGAGGAAGTGTTTGCGCAAGCCGCGCGGATCGCCGAGTACGGCATGGACCTGCCGATCCTCTATGACCTCTGGAGCTCGCTGCCCACTGCGGTCCGGCAGCAGCACCCGCCGCCGCGCGACACGGCCGCTTTTAAAAAACTGCTGCAAAACATGTAA
- the cbiQ gene encoding cobalt ECF transporter T component CbiQ, producing MIKRIDTLSYTNAFRSVSPGWKCGFAVLLFALSSLAHPPVQLLIALWLLVWVVRYAGISLRHYLLLVGAAGLFFILSLPALLLEFGPVGSATPRLFDAELFGGYEMFVPSAALERAGTILTRVLACLSTMLFLILTTPLPELLQVLKRLRMPQLVLELMLITYRFLFLLADIAEDMTTAQRARGGYAGAGGALRDTARLVVRLFQKAMQQSAKLSHGLVARGFADEIPFAPPRAQPVPRRYLAESAGGLLVLAGLEFLIRWRDLL from the coding sequence ATGATCAAACGGATCGACACCCTGTCGTACACCAACGCGTTCCGCTCCGTTTCCCCCGGCTGGAAATGCGGCTTTGCCGTTCTGCTGTTCGCCTTGTCCTCGCTGGCCCACCCGCCGGTGCAGCTCCTGATCGCGCTGTGGCTGTTGGTGTGGGTCGTCCGCTATGCCGGGATCTCGCTTCGGCATTATCTGCTCCTCGTCGGCGCGGCCGGGCTGTTTTTCATCCTCAGCCTGCCTGCGCTCCTGCTGGAGTTCGGCCCGGTCGGCAGTGCGACGCCGCGCCTGTTCGACGCGGAGCTGTTCGGCGGATACGAAATGTTTGTGCCGTCAGCAGCCCTCGAACGCGCCGGAACGATTTTGACCCGGGTGCTCGCCTGCTTGTCCACCATGTTGTTCCTGATCCTGACCACTCCGCTCCCGGAGCTGCTGCAGGTGCTCAAACGCCTGCGCATGCCGCAGCTGGTGCTGGAGCTGATGCTGATCACCTACCGCTTTCTGTTCCTGCTCGCCGACATCGCCGAGGACATGACCACCGCGCAGCGGGCGCGCGGCGGGTATGCCGGAGCGGGCGGCGCGTTGCGGGACACCGCCCGGCTGGTCGTGCGGCTGTTTCAAAAAGCGATGCAGCAATCGGCCAAACTGTCGCACGGCCTCGTCGCGCGGGGGTTTGCCGACGAAATCCCGTTCGCCCCGCCCCGTGCCCAGCCCGTCCCCAGGCGCTATCTGGCGGAGAGTGCGGGCGGGCTGCTGGTGCTGGCCGGGCTGGAATTCTTGATTCGCTGGAGGGACTTGTTGTGA
- a CDS encoding energy-coupling factor ABC transporter substrate-binding protein, producing MQNRTKNILMLAAVVLLALLPLVLIEAEFGGADGAAEEMILTIDPSYEPWFNALVELPGETESMLFALQAALGAGFIGYAAGVLRSKSAKTNSQ from the coding sequence ATGCAAAACCGTACGAAAAACATCCTGATGCTCGCCGCGGTCGTCTTGCTCGCCCTGCTTCCGCTCGTGCTGATCGAAGCGGAGTTTGGCGGCGCGGACGGCGCGGCAGAAGAGATGATCCTCACCATCGACCCGTCCTATGAGCCGTGGTTCAACGCGCTCGTCGAACTGCCCGGCGAGACGGAGAGCATGCTGTTCGCACTGCAAGCCGCGCTCGGCGCCGGATTTATCGGCTATGCGGCGGGCGTGTTACGAAGCAAGTCTGCCAAAACGAATTCCCAATGA
- a CDS encoding energy-coupling factor ABC transporter permease — MKLRTCIPVLVTFALTLYLYLNSAESAYAMHIMEGFLSPGWSLFWWAVFLPFFVLGLRALVKITKEAPQLKLMLGLAGAFTFVLSALKLPSVTGSSSHPTGVGLGTVMFGPLPMSVIGSIVLLFQAVLLAHGGLTTLGANAFSMAVVGPFVGYFFFKLVLKATGKLKLAIFAAAMLADLSTYVMTSIQLALAFPSEAGGFAASLAKFAGIFAVTQIPLAISEGLLTVLVWNWLQSFNSEELSLLKRTMKGVAR, encoded by the coding sequence ATGAAACTGCGCACTTGTATCCCGGTGCTGGTCACGTTTGCCTTGACCTTGTACCTCTATCTGAACTCTGCTGAATCCGCCTATGCCATGCACATCATGGAAGGCTTCCTCTCGCCGGGCTGGTCCCTGTTCTGGTGGGCGGTGTTCCTGCCGTTCTTCGTACTGGGCCTGCGCGCGCTGGTCAAGATCACCAAAGAAGCGCCCCAGTTGAAACTGATGCTCGGGCTGGCCGGCGCGTTTACATTTGTCCTGTCCGCGCTGAAGCTGCCGTCCGTGACGGGCAGTTCCTCCCACCCGACCGGCGTCGGGCTTGGCACGGTGATGTTCGGTCCGCTCCCGATGAGCGTGATCGGGTCGATCGTCCTGCTGTTCCAAGCGGTGCTCCTCGCGCACGGCGGCTTGACCACGCTTGGCGCCAACGCCTTTTCGATGGCGGTCGTCGGCCCGTTTGTCGGCTATTTCTTCTTCAAGCTGGTGCTGAAAGCGACCGGGAAGCTCAAGCTCGCCATCTTCGCGGCTGCGATGCTGGCCGACCTCTCGACCTATGTGATGACGTCGATCCAACTGGCGCTCGCCTTCCCGTCGGAAGCTGGCGGATTCGCAGCTTCTCTGGCCAAATTCGCCGGCATCTTTGCGGTGACGCAGATCCCGCTGGCGATCAGCGAAGGCCTGCTCACCGTGCTGGTCTGGAACTGGCTGCAATCGTTCAACTCGGAGGAGCTGTCCCTGCTGAAACGCACCATGAAAGGAGTTGCCCGCTGA
- a CDS encoding lipase family protein, whose amino-acid sequence MSTLTYSISTAILWGELVKSAYSTYELDTKNTNPPAAVDLPAGWQVVANLQSDPVAGIFSEIQFIGFLVQSTADAGQYGIVFRGTEGVMDWLADFEARHVEFTDVPNGGRTESGFTEMFRSLKAVKPGDTALQTLDEFLKTLPGDTTITVSGHSLGGAIANLTAIWIAAKHASFPLELYSFAAPMTGDATFAATFNLLVPNSFRIFNKPDIVPTVPFHQLGYDQVNSGYEVNSLDYPNLPRNILGYHAMDTYLYLLQQELQK is encoded by the coding sequence ATGAGCACTCTCACGTACTCCATATCGACCGCCATCCTCTGGGGCGAACTGGTCAAAAGCGCGTACAGCACCTATGAACTCGACACCAAAAACACCAACCCGCCTGCAGCGGTCGACCTTCCCGCCGGCTGGCAAGTCGTCGCCAACCTGCAAAGCGACCCCGTTGCGGGCATTTTCTCCGAGATCCAATTCATCGGCTTCCTCGTGCAGTCCACCGCCGATGCCGGCCAGTACGGAATCGTCTTCCGCGGCACCGAAGGCGTGATGGACTGGCTGGCCGACTTTGAGGCGCGCCATGTCGAGTTCACCGATGTGCCGAACGGCGGGCGCACCGAGTCCGGGTTTACCGAAATGTTCCGCTCATTGAAAGCGGTCAAGCCGGGCGATACGGCGCTGCAAACGCTGGACGAGTTCTTGAAAACGCTGCCCGGCGACACGACGATCACCGTCAGCGGGCACAGCCTCGGCGGTGCGATCGCCAACCTGACCGCGATCTGGATCGCCGCCAAACATGCCAGCTTCCCGCTGGAGCTGTACTCGTTCGCCGCGCCGATGACCGGCGATGCGACGTTTGCCGCGACGTTCAACCTGCTCGTGCCCAACAGCTTCCGCATCTTCAACAAGCCGGACATCGTGCCTACCGTGCCGTTCCACCAGCTCGGATACGATCAGGTCAACAGCGGGTACGAAGTGAACTCGCTCGACTACCCCAACCTGCCGCGCAACATCCTCGGCTACCACGCGATGGATACGTATCTGTACCTGCTGCAACAAGAATTGCAAAAGTAG
- a CDS encoding MBL fold metallo-hydrolase translates to MHIKMLSISATMMGEVNTIHPTLVWDEENAILIDTGYPGQLSLLRAAMEEAGVPFEKLTRVVITHQDLDHIGSLPTILQEAAQPIEVLASPIEIPYMDGTKRPLKLTDEAVAQAEASLPPEVPAEWKQAFLSLLKNPPTAPVDTAIAHGAALPCGLTVIDTPGHTPGHLSLYHAPSKTLIAADALVVEAGQLNGPSPLFTLDMETAIRSLQQFLPFDIDTVICYHGGAYTEQAKQRLAELAGV, encoded by the coding sequence ATGCACATCAAAATGCTGTCCATCAGCGCCACGATGATGGGGGAGGTCAACACGATCCACCCCACACTGGTCTGGGACGAGGAGAACGCCATCCTGATCGACACAGGCTACCCCGGCCAACTGTCGCTGCTGCGCGCAGCGATGGAGGAAGCCGGCGTGCCGTTTGAAAAATTGACCCGGGTCGTGATCACGCACCAAGACCTCGACCACATCGGCTCTCTGCCCACGATCCTCCAAGAAGCTGCACAACCGATCGAAGTCCTCGCCAGCCCGATCGAAATCCCCTACATGGACGGCACCAAGCGCCCGCTCAAGCTGACCGACGAAGCGGTCGCGCAGGCGGAAGCGTCGCTGCCGCCGGAAGTGCCGGCCGAGTGGAAACAGGCCTTCCTGTCCTTGCTGAAAAATCCGCCCACCGCACCGGTCGACACCGCCATCGCGCACGGCGCTGCGCTGCCCTGCGGCTTGACCGTCATCGACACGCCGGGGCACACGCCCGGCCATCTCTCGCTCTACCACGCGCCGAGCAAGACGCTGATCGCAGCCGACGCTCTGGTTGTGGAGGCGGGCCAACTGAATGGGCCGTCGCCGCTCTTCACGCTGGACATGGAGACGGCGATACGCTCCCTGCAGCAATTCCTCCCCTTCGACATCGACACGGTGATCTGCTACCACGGCGGCGCCTATACTGAACAAGCCAAACAGCGTCTTGCTGAACTGGCTGGTGTATAA